Proteins co-encoded in one Anguilla anguilla isolate fAngAng1 chromosome 16, fAngAng1.pri, whole genome shotgun sequence genomic window:
- the LOC118215251 gene encoding gliomedin-like, with translation MLKEGGKSETDRGMREGGEGPSWRMRVLLLGLCTLTVLSSAGLVVLLLRQTQLTAQLLQLDAQVREISERAVVEFLSEVTPLAERQRAKRHHHHNPRSKRSQRPWGPQGPPHGEQQEDMMMMMTYSMVPVRVLVDLCNSTNGICLTGPPGPPGLPGLEGIPGFNGTDGMPGPKGEPGEQGKRGRRGPPGPPGEKGDPGAIGEPGPPGEKGETSNDVISEGPPGPVGPPGPPGPVGPPGPPGPPGPRGPPRNRTHRAHLQRVQTAVGLSYAVPNDDTSSEKAAGKAQEILSKKAECIVKSITNPRNISKMETTFGAWMQDTALKDDERIWVADHFSGRDVKEYRSIASFQNSTSQTIDVWKFFFGCGHIVHNGSIYYHIAGTMEIARFNLHSKRLHTLAIENSLYHNLTYLLNNSKTYFKLAVDENGLWLVFASSLDETIRVAQLDEKTFSVTSYINTSYPRTKAGNAFIACGVLYITDTKDTKVTYAFDLLKQKPVSVTFDLRSPGGVLAMLSYSPKNKHLYVWDSSYVKVYDVHFLADE, from the exons atgttgaaagaagggggaaagagtgagacagatagagggatgagggagggtggggagggacCGTCCTGGAGAATGAGGGTCCTCCTTTTGGGGCTGTGCACTCTGACTGTGCTGAGCTCGGCCGGGCTGGTCGTCCTGCTCCTGCGGCAGACGCAGCTGACtgcgcagctgctgcagttggATGCGCAGGTGCGGGAGATCTCTGAGAGGGCCGTGGTGGAGTTCCTGTCCGAGGTGACTCCCCTCGCCGAGCGGCAGAGGGCCAAACGTCATCACCACCACAATCCCCGGAGCAAGAGGAGCCAGCGCCCGTGGGGGCCACAGGGCCCCCCGCATGGGGAACAGCAAGAggacatgatgatgatgatgacttaCTCCATGGTCCCA gtCCGGGTCTTAGTGGATCTCTGTAACAGCACCAATGGAATCTGCTTGACAG ggCCTCCAGGACCACCTG GTTTGCCTGGGCTTGAGGGAATACCGGGATTTAATGGAACTGATGGGATGCCTGGGCCTAAGGGAGAACCTGGAGAACAGGGAAAACGTGGGAGGAGAG GTCCCCCTGGCCCACCAGGGGAAAAGGGAGATCCAGGAGCCATTGGGGAGCCTGGGCCCCCAGGGGAAAAAGGAGAGACCTCCAACGATGTGATATCAGAAG GCCCTCCAGGTCCAGTGGGTCCCCCTGGCCCTCCCGGTCCTGTTGGGCCCCCCGGTCCCCCAGGGCCGCCTGGCCCCCGCGGACCCCCCAGGAACAGAACGCACAGAGCCCATCTGCAGAGGGTCCAGACAGCTGTGG GCCTGTCGTATGCTGTGCCAAATGATGACACCTCATCTGAAAAAGCTGCTGGGAAGGCACAGGAAATCCTGTCAAAGAAAGCAG AATGCATAGTCAAATCCATTACAAATCccagaaatatttccaaaatggAGACCACATTCGGGGCGTGGATGCAAGACACAGCTCTGAAGGATGATGAGAGAATCTGGGTGGCTGACCACTTCTCAG GCCGAGATGTGAAGGAATACCGGAGCATAGCCTCGTTTCAGAACAGCACCAGCCAAACCATCGATGTGTGGAAGTTCTTCTTCGGCTGCGGCCACATCGTGCACAACGGCTCCATCTACTACCACATCGCCGGGACGATGGAGATCGCCAG ATTCAACCTGCACAGTAAGAGATTGCACACCCTGGCCATTGAGAACTCCCTGTACCACAACCTCACCTATCTCCTGAACAACTCCAAGACCTACTTCAAATTGGCGGTGGACGAAAATGGCTTGTGGTTGGTGTTCGCTTCAAGCCTGGATGAGACCATCAGGGTGGCTCAGCTGGACGAAAAGACGTTCTCTGTTACCTCCTACATCAACACCAGCTATCCCCGCACCAAGGCTGGGAACGCTTTCATCGCGTGTGGGGTCCTCTACATCACCGACACCAAGGACACCAAGGTGACGTACGCCTTCGACCTGCTGAAACAGAAGCCTGTCagcgtgacctttgacctgcggTCGCCCGGGGGTGTCCTGGCCATGCTGTCCTACagcccaaaaaacaaacacctgtaCGTCTGGGACAGCAGCTACGTCAAAGTGTACGACGTTCATTTCCTCGCTGATGAATGA